In a genomic window of Zingiber officinale cultivar Zhangliang chromosome 9B, Zo_v1.1, whole genome shotgun sequence:
- the LOC122024318 gene encoding G-type lectin S-receptor-like serine/threonine-protein kinase B120 isoform X1 has translation MPLFLVLFLSLFFLLWLSSSLILVSHAASDTLRQGESLTDADGGTLVSSSDVFILGFFSPDNTSTNRYVGIWYHPNVSVTQDVVWVANRRRPISGLGGSIALSQSGDLTVLDGASNLVWSAGASGGSNATLQLMISGNLVISGATAGDVMMWQSFDHPTDTFLPEMQVGLNATTGEPRLFTSWASPHDPAPGNYSMGIDPQGSAQIFIWEDIGGARVRRWRSGEWNGHKFIGTVMRTLNIYGFAYNAESRYFSYTPHNASLLRFVLRSDGVEQTWMQSPATRRWSTVWEQPTDECEVYGTCGAYGSCSLDGEQRPRCDCLFGFQPRSVEEWDAGNWTGGCVRRSKLACNNTSNSTGPDGFWKVEKMKLPAHAVWSSNSADEADCRDACSEDCSCLAYAFSVSDISCLVWKNDLVDIYQSTIFDYDLNIKLAASELGDKDRSTKRVALISSMSALASLLILCVCGFLFWKYNARQKDALKMQTKKENLVTCTRLSGTGNLASDFSSSILYGNEKQEGKGSDLSLFTFDTIQTATNYFCESNKLGKGGFGYVYKGMLPGGQEVAVKRLSRSSGQGLEEFKTEVILISKLQHRNLVRLLGYCIQGHEKILIYEYLPNKSLDAILFDPLKRDALDWDRRFIIIEGIARGLLYLHRDSRLRIVHRDLKASNILLDENMNPKISDFGMARMFGGNENQFNTNHVVGTFGYMSPEYAMEGFFSVKSDIYSFGILILEIIIGQRNSSFHDMANNINIVGYAWQMWHEERVAELIDPLIGSSSKIDQVIRCVHIALLCVQDRVSDRPEIVGVIRMMDNETSCLPLPRQPTFIVERSETESTTNHRPLSSPDVIEPVIHDESCDRPQIVGDKLNTA, from the exons ATGCCCCTTTTCCtcgtcctcttcctctctctcttcttcctcctctggcTCTCTTCATCCCTGATCCTCGTCTCTCATGCGGCATCGGATACCTTGAGGCAGGGGGAATCTCTAACTGACGCTGACGGGGGAACTCTCGTCTCCTCTAGTGATGTCTTCATTCTGGGCTTCTTCAGCCCTGACAACACTTCCACCAACCGCTACGTCGGCATTTGGTACCACCCCAACGTTTCCGTCACCCAGGACGTGGTCTGGGTGGCCAACCGCCGCCGCCCCATCAGCGGCTTAGGCGGCAGCATCGCGCTCTCCCAATCCGGCGATCTGACGGTGCTCGACGGGGCGAGCAACCTCGTTTGGAGCGCTGGTGCGTCCGGCGGCTCGAACGCGACCTTGCAGCTGATGATCAGTGGAAATCTAGTGATCAGTGGGGCCACCGCCGGCGACGTGATGATGTGGCAGAGCTTCGACCACCCGACGGACACGTTCCTCCCGGAGATGCAGGTGGGGCTCAACGCGACGACGGGCGAGCCGCGGCTGTTCACGTCGTGGGCGAGCCCCCACGATCCGGCGCCGGGGAACTACTCGATGGGCATCGATCCGCAGGGCTCGGCTCAGATCTTCATCTGGGAAGATATCGGCGGTGCGCGGGTGCGGCGGTGGCGGTCGGGGGAGTGGAACGGGCACAAGTTCATCGGGACGGTGATGCGGACGCTGAACATCTACGGGTTCGCCTACAACGCGGAGAGTAGGTACTTCAGTTACACGCCGCACAACGCCTCGCTGTTGCGGTTCGTGTTGCGGTCGGACGGGGTGGAGCAGACGTGGATGCAGTCACCGGCGACGCGGCGGTGGAGCACGGTCTGGGAGCAGCCCACCGACGAGTGCGAGGTGTACGGCACCTGCGGGGCCTACGGAAGCTGCTCCTTGGACGGCGAGCAGCGGCCGAGGTGCGACTGCCTGTTCGGGTTCCAGCCGCGGTCCGTGGAGGAATGGGACGCAGGCAATTGGACCGGGGGATGCGTGCGCCGGTCTAAATTGGCGTGCAACAATACCAGTAACAGCACTGGACCGGACGGGTTCTGGAAGGTGGAGAAGATGAAGCTGCCGGCCCACGCCGTCTGGTCCAGCAACTCGGCGGACGAGGCGGATTGCCGGGACGCCTGCTCGGAAGACTGCTCGTGCCTGGCCTATGCTTTCAGCGTCAGTGATATATCGTGCTTGGTGTGGAAGAACGACCTCGTCGACATTTACCAATCGACCATTTTCGACTACGATCTCAATATCAAGCTCGCTGCATCTGAATTGG GGGACAAGGACAGATCAACCAAAAGAGTAGCCCTGATTTCATCCATGTCAGCTTTGGCGTCTCTTCTCATTCTATGTGTATGTGGCTTCTTATTTTGGAAGTATAATGCAAGACAAAAAG ATGCTTTGAAGATGCAAACGAAAAAAGAGAACCTAGTGACGTGTACACGGTTGAGTGGAACTGGAAACCTAGCATCAGATTTTTCCAGCTCAATCTTATATGGAAACGAAAAGCAAGAAGGAAAAGGCTCAGATCTGTCACTATTTACATTTGACACTATCCAAACTGCAACAAACTATTTTTGCGAGTCAAATAAGCTCGGAAAAGGAGGCTTTGGCTATGTTTATAAG GGAATGTTACCTGGAGGACAAGAAGTGGCAGTGAAGAGGCTTTCAAGGAGTTCAGGTCAGGGCTTGGAGGAGTTCAAGACTGAAGTCATTCTCATCTCTAAATTGCAGCACAGGAACCTGGTCAGGTTGCTCGGCTATTGCATTCAAGGCCACGAAAAAATTCTCATCTATGAGTATCTCCCGAACAAAAGCTTGGATGCCATCCTATTTG ATCCTTTGAAGAGAGATGCACTAGATTGGGATAGAAGGTTCATCATCATAGAAGGTATTGCTCGTGGTCTTCTTTATCTTCACAGAGATTCAAGGTTGCGGATCGTCCATCGTGATCTGAAAGCTAGCAACATCTTGCTTGATGAAAACATGAACCCTAAAATATCAGACTTTGGAATGGCGAGAATGTTTGGAGGCAATGAAAACCAATTCAACACCAACCATGTGGTTGGCACATT TGGTTATATGTCTCCTGAATATGCAATGGAAGGATTTTTCTCAGTGAAATCTGATATATACAGCTTTGGGATCCTTATCTTGGAGATTATCATCGGTCAAAGAAATAGTAGCTTCCATGACATGGCGAATAATATCAACATCGTAGGATAT GCTTGGCAGATGTGGCACGAAGAAAGAGTAGCTGAACTAATAGATCCATTGATTGGATCATCATCCAAGATTGACCAAGTGATAAGATGTGTACATATAGCATTATTGTGCGTACAAGATCGAGTGAGTGATCGACCTGAAATCGTCGGTGTCATTCGCATGATGGATAATGAAACAAGTTGTCTGCCCTTGCCGAGACAGCCCACATTTATAGTAGAGAGAAGTGAGACAGAATCGACCACCAACCATCGACCCTTATCTAGTCCCGATGTTATCGAGCCCGTGATACACGATGAGTCTTGTGATCGACCACAAATAGTTGGGGATAAACTAAATACAGCCTGA
- the LOC122024318 gene encoding G-type lectin S-receptor-like serine/threonine-protein kinase B120 isoform X2 — protein sequence MPLFLVLFLSLFFLLWLSSSLILVSHAASDTLRQGESLTDADGGTLVSSSDVFILGFFSPDNTSTNRYVGIWYHPNVSVTQDVVWVANRRRPISGLGGSIALSQSGDLTVLDGASNLVWSAGASGGSNATLQLMISGNLVISGATAGDVMMWQSFDHPTDTFLPEMQVGLNATTGEPRLFTSWASPHDPAPGNYSMGIDPQGSAQIFIWEDIGGARVRRWRSGEWNGHKFIGTVMRTLNIYGFAYNAESRYFSYTPHNASLLRFVLRSDGVEQTWMQSPATRRWSTVWEQPTDECEVYGTCGAYGSCSLDGEQRPRCDCLFGFQPRSVEEWDAGNWTGGCVRRSKLACNNTSNSTGPDGFWKVEKMKLPAHAVWSSNSADEADCRDACSEDCSCLAYAFSVSDISCLVWKNDLVDIYQSTIFDYDLNIKLAASELGDKDRSTKRVALISSMSALASLLILCVCGFLFWKYNARQKDALKMQTKKENLVTCTRLSGTGNLASDFSSSILYGNEKQEGKGSDLSLFTFDTIQTATNYFCESNKLGKGGFGYVYKGMLPGGQEVAVKRLSRSSGQGLEEFKTEVILISKLQHRNLVRLLGYCIQGHEKILIYEYLPNKSLDAILFDPLKRDALDWDRRFIIIEGIARGLLYLHRDSRLRIVHRDLKASNILLDENMNPKISDFGMARMFGGNENQFNTNHVVGTFFGILILEIIIGQRNSSFHDMANNINIVGYAWQMWHEERVAELIDPLIGSSSKIDQVIRCVHIALLCVQDRVSDRPEIVGVIRMMDNETSCLPLPRQPTFIVERSETESTTNHRPLSSPDVIEPVIHDESCDRPQIVGDKLNTA from the exons ATGCCCCTTTTCCtcgtcctcttcctctctctcttcttcctcctctggcTCTCTTCATCCCTGATCCTCGTCTCTCATGCGGCATCGGATACCTTGAGGCAGGGGGAATCTCTAACTGACGCTGACGGGGGAACTCTCGTCTCCTCTAGTGATGTCTTCATTCTGGGCTTCTTCAGCCCTGACAACACTTCCACCAACCGCTACGTCGGCATTTGGTACCACCCCAACGTTTCCGTCACCCAGGACGTGGTCTGGGTGGCCAACCGCCGCCGCCCCATCAGCGGCTTAGGCGGCAGCATCGCGCTCTCCCAATCCGGCGATCTGACGGTGCTCGACGGGGCGAGCAACCTCGTTTGGAGCGCTGGTGCGTCCGGCGGCTCGAACGCGACCTTGCAGCTGATGATCAGTGGAAATCTAGTGATCAGTGGGGCCACCGCCGGCGACGTGATGATGTGGCAGAGCTTCGACCACCCGACGGACACGTTCCTCCCGGAGATGCAGGTGGGGCTCAACGCGACGACGGGCGAGCCGCGGCTGTTCACGTCGTGGGCGAGCCCCCACGATCCGGCGCCGGGGAACTACTCGATGGGCATCGATCCGCAGGGCTCGGCTCAGATCTTCATCTGGGAAGATATCGGCGGTGCGCGGGTGCGGCGGTGGCGGTCGGGGGAGTGGAACGGGCACAAGTTCATCGGGACGGTGATGCGGACGCTGAACATCTACGGGTTCGCCTACAACGCGGAGAGTAGGTACTTCAGTTACACGCCGCACAACGCCTCGCTGTTGCGGTTCGTGTTGCGGTCGGACGGGGTGGAGCAGACGTGGATGCAGTCACCGGCGACGCGGCGGTGGAGCACGGTCTGGGAGCAGCCCACCGACGAGTGCGAGGTGTACGGCACCTGCGGGGCCTACGGAAGCTGCTCCTTGGACGGCGAGCAGCGGCCGAGGTGCGACTGCCTGTTCGGGTTCCAGCCGCGGTCCGTGGAGGAATGGGACGCAGGCAATTGGACCGGGGGATGCGTGCGCCGGTCTAAATTGGCGTGCAACAATACCAGTAACAGCACTGGACCGGACGGGTTCTGGAAGGTGGAGAAGATGAAGCTGCCGGCCCACGCCGTCTGGTCCAGCAACTCGGCGGACGAGGCGGATTGCCGGGACGCCTGCTCGGAAGACTGCTCGTGCCTGGCCTATGCTTTCAGCGTCAGTGATATATCGTGCTTGGTGTGGAAGAACGACCTCGTCGACATTTACCAATCGACCATTTTCGACTACGATCTCAATATCAAGCTCGCTGCATCTGAATTGG GGGACAAGGACAGATCAACCAAAAGAGTAGCCCTGATTTCATCCATGTCAGCTTTGGCGTCTCTTCTCATTCTATGTGTATGTGGCTTCTTATTTTGGAAGTATAATGCAAGACAAAAAG ATGCTTTGAAGATGCAAACGAAAAAAGAGAACCTAGTGACGTGTACACGGTTGAGTGGAACTGGAAACCTAGCATCAGATTTTTCCAGCTCAATCTTATATGGAAACGAAAAGCAAGAAGGAAAAGGCTCAGATCTGTCACTATTTACATTTGACACTATCCAAACTGCAACAAACTATTTTTGCGAGTCAAATAAGCTCGGAAAAGGAGGCTTTGGCTATGTTTATAAG GGAATGTTACCTGGAGGACAAGAAGTGGCAGTGAAGAGGCTTTCAAGGAGTTCAGGTCAGGGCTTGGAGGAGTTCAAGACTGAAGTCATTCTCATCTCTAAATTGCAGCACAGGAACCTGGTCAGGTTGCTCGGCTATTGCATTCAAGGCCACGAAAAAATTCTCATCTATGAGTATCTCCCGAACAAAAGCTTGGATGCCATCCTATTTG ATCCTTTGAAGAGAGATGCACTAGATTGGGATAGAAGGTTCATCATCATAGAAGGTATTGCTCGTGGTCTTCTTTATCTTCACAGAGATTCAAGGTTGCGGATCGTCCATCGTGATCTGAAAGCTAGCAACATCTTGCTTGATGAAAACATGAACCCTAAAATATCAGACTTTGGAATGGCGAGAATGTTTGGAGGCAATGAAAACCAATTCAACACCAACCATGTGGTTGGCACATT CTTTGGGATCCTTATCTTGGAGATTATCATCGGTCAAAGAAATAGTAGCTTCCATGACATGGCGAATAATATCAACATCGTAGGATAT GCTTGGCAGATGTGGCACGAAGAAAGAGTAGCTGAACTAATAGATCCATTGATTGGATCATCATCCAAGATTGACCAAGTGATAAGATGTGTACATATAGCATTATTGTGCGTACAAGATCGAGTGAGTGATCGACCTGAAATCGTCGGTGTCATTCGCATGATGGATAATGAAACAAGTTGTCTGCCCTTGCCGAGACAGCCCACATTTATAGTAGAGAGAAGTGAGACAGAATCGACCACCAACCATCGACCCTTATCTAGTCCCGATGTTATCGAGCCCGTGATACACGATGAGTCTTGTGATCGACCACAAATAGTTGGGGATAAACTAAATACAGCCTGA
- the LOC122024318 gene encoding G-type lectin S-receptor-like serine/threonine-protein kinase B120 isoform X3 gives MPLFLVLFLSLFFLLWLSSSLILVSHAASDTLRQGESLTDADGGTLVSSSDVFILGFFSPDNTSTNRYVGIWYHPNVSVTQDVVWVANRRRPISGLGGSIALSQSGDLTVLDGASNLVWSAGASGGSNATLQLMISGNLVISGATAGDVMMWQSFDHPTDTFLPEMQVGLNATTGEPRLFTSWASPHDPAPGNYSMGIDPQGSAQIFIWEDIGGARVRRWRSGEWNGHKFIGTVMRTLNIYGFAYNAESRYFSYTPHNASLLRFVLRSDGVEQTWMQSPATRRWSTVWEQPTDECEVYGTCGAYGSCSLDGEQRPRCDCLFGFQPRSVEEWDAGNWTGGCVRRSKLACNNTSNSTGPDGFWKVEKMKLPAHAVWSSNSADEADCRDACSEDCSCLAYAFSVSDISCLVWKNDLVDIYQSTIFDYDLNIKLAASELGDKDRSTKRVALISSMSALASLLILCVCGFLFWKYNARQKDALKMQTKKENLVTCTRLSGTGNLASDFSSSILYGNEKQEGKGSDLSLFTFDTIQTATNYFCESNKLGKGGFGYVYKGMLPGGQEVAVKRLSRSSGQGLEEFKTEVILISKLQHRNLVRLLGYCIQGHEKILIYEYLPNKSLDAILFDPLKRDALDWDRRFIIIEGIARGLLYLHRDSRLRIVHRDLKASNILLDENMNPKISDFGMARMFGGNENQFNTNHVVGTL, from the exons ATGCCCCTTTTCCtcgtcctcttcctctctctcttcttcctcctctggcTCTCTTCATCCCTGATCCTCGTCTCTCATGCGGCATCGGATACCTTGAGGCAGGGGGAATCTCTAACTGACGCTGACGGGGGAACTCTCGTCTCCTCTAGTGATGTCTTCATTCTGGGCTTCTTCAGCCCTGACAACACTTCCACCAACCGCTACGTCGGCATTTGGTACCACCCCAACGTTTCCGTCACCCAGGACGTGGTCTGGGTGGCCAACCGCCGCCGCCCCATCAGCGGCTTAGGCGGCAGCATCGCGCTCTCCCAATCCGGCGATCTGACGGTGCTCGACGGGGCGAGCAACCTCGTTTGGAGCGCTGGTGCGTCCGGCGGCTCGAACGCGACCTTGCAGCTGATGATCAGTGGAAATCTAGTGATCAGTGGGGCCACCGCCGGCGACGTGATGATGTGGCAGAGCTTCGACCACCCGACGGACACGTTCCTCCCGGAGATGCAGGTGGGGCTCAACGCGACGACGGGCGAGCCGCGGCTGTTCACGTCGTGGGCGAGCCCCCACGATCCGGCGCCGGGGAACTACTCGATGGGCATCGATCCGCAGGGCTCGGCTCAGATCTTCATCTGGGAAGATATCGGCGGTGCGCGGGTGCGGCGGTGGCGGTCGGGGGAGTGGAACGGGCACAAGTTCATCGGGACGGTGATGCGGACGCTGAACATCTACGGGTTCGCCTACAACGCGGAGAGTAGGTACTTCAGTTACACGCCGCACAACGCCTCGCTGTTGCGGTTCGTGTTGCGGTCGGACGGGGTGGAGCAGACGTGGATGCAGTCACCGGCGACGCGGCGGTGGAGCACGGTCTGGGAGCAGCCCACCGACGAGTGCGAGGTGTACGGCACCTGCGGGGCCTACGGAAGCTGCTCCTTGGACGGCGAGCAGCGGCCGAGGTGCGACTGCCTGTTCGGGTTCCAGCCGCGGTCCGTGGAGGAATGGGACGCAGGCAATTGGACCGGGGGATGCGTGCGCCGGTCTAAATTGGCGTGCAACAATACCAGTAACAGCACTGGACCGGACGGGTTCTGGAAGGTGGAGAAGATGAAGCTGCCGGCCCACGCCGTCTGGTCCAGCAACTCGGCGGACGAGGCGGATTGCCGGGACGCCTGCTCGGAAGACTGCTCGTGCCTGGCCTATGCTTTCAGCGTCAGTGATATATCGTGCTTGGTGTGGAAGAACGACCTCGTCGACATTTACCAATCGACCATTTTCGACTACGATCTCAATATCAAGCTCGCTGCATCTGAATTGG GGGACAAGGACAGATCAACCAAAAGAGTAGCCCTGATTTCATCCATGTCAGCTTTGGCGTCTCTTCTCATTCTATGTGTATGTGGCTTCTTATTTTGGAAGTATAATGCAAGACAAAAAG ATGCTTTGAAGATGCAAACGAAAAAAGAGAACCTAGTGACGTGTACACGGTTGAGTGGAACTGGAAACCTAGCATCAGATTTTTCCAGCTCAATCTTATATGGAAACGAAAAGCAAGAAGGAAAAGGCTCAGATCTGTCACTATTTACATTTGACACTATCCAAACTGCAACAAACTATTTTTGCGAGTCAAATAAGCTCGGAAAAGGAGGCTTTGGCTATGTTTATAAG GGAATGTTACCTGGAGGACAAGAAGTGGCAGTGAAGAGGCTTTCAAGGAGTTCAGGTCAGGGCTTGGAGGAGTTCAAGACTGAAGTCATTCTCATCTCTAAATTGCAGCACAGGAACCTGGTCAGGTTGCTCGGCTATTGCATTCAAGGCCACGAAAAAATTCTCATCTATGAGTATCTCCCGAACAAAAGCTTGGATGCCATCCTATTTG ATCCTTTGAAGAGAGATGCACTAGATTGGGATAGAAGGTTCATCATCATAGAAGGTATTGCTCGTGGTCTTCTTTATCTTCACAGAGATTCAAGGTTGCGGATCGTCCATCGTGATCTGAAAGCTAGCAACATCTTGCTTGATGAAAACATGAACCCTAAAATATCAGACTTTGGAATGGCGAGAATGTTTGGAGGCAATGAAAACCAATTCAACACCAACCATGTGGTTGGCACATTGTAG